A stretch of the Comamonas testosteroni TK102 genome encodes the following:
- a CDS encoding polyprenyl synthetase family protein produces MNESMIAEPSTPLNEGKTALDFSVWMQERLVRTEEALSRWVGINAPAGLGEAMRYAVLDGGKRLRPLLVWAAAEAVGGQAAATLRAGCAVELIHAYSLVHDDMPCMDNDTMRRGKPTVHVQFGEASALLAGDALQALAFELLLPEDDGIPCSMQARLCRLLGAAAGSHGMAGGQAIDLASVGKQLSETQLREMHRLKTGALLLGSVLMGAACNAQTDARALAALTDYGQALGVAFQVVDDILDVVADSATLGKTAGKDAANDKPTFVSLLGLEAARAHAEELRLQAHAALTRSGLADTQALAALADMVVQRTH; encoded by the coding sequence ATGAATGAATCAATGATTGCCGAACCATCGACGCCTTTGAACGAGGGCAAGACTGCCCTGGATTTTTCCGTCTGGATGCAGGAGCGACTGGTGCGCACCGAAGAAGCGCTGTCGCGCTGGGTGGGCATCAATGCGCCTGCGGGTCTGGGTGAGGCCATGCGTTACGCTGTGCTCGACGGAGGCAAGCGCTTGCGACCGTTGCTGGTCTGGGCGGCCGCCGAGGCGGTGGGCGGTCAGGCCGCGGCCACGCTGCGTGCCGGTTGTGCCGTGGAGCTGATTCATGCCTACTCCCTGGTGCACGACGACATGCCCTGCATGGACAACGACACCATGCGTCGTGGCAAGCCCACCGTGCATGTGCAGTTTGGCGAAGCCTCGGCCCTGCTGGCCGGCGATGCTCTGCAGGCCCTGGCCTTCGAGCTGCTGCTGCCTGAAGACGATGGCATTCCCTGCTCCATGCAGGCCAGGCTGTGCCGCCTGCTGGGCGCGGCGGCGGGCAGCCACGGCATGGCTGGCGGTCAGGCCATCGATCTGGCCAGCGTGGGCAAGCAACTGAGCGAGACGCAGCTGCGCGAGATGCACCGTCTCAAGACCGGTGCGCTGCTGCTGGGCAGCGTGCTCATGGGGGCCGCCTGCAATGCACAGACCGACGCCAGGGCACTGGCCGCGCTGACCGACTACGGCCAGGCACTGGGCGTGGCCTTCCAGGTGGTGGACGATATTCTGGACGTAGTGGCCGACTCTGCAACGCTGGGCAAGACGGCGGGCAAGGATGCGGCCAATGACAAGCCCACTTTTGTATCGCTGCTGGGGCTGGAAGCTGCAAGAGCCCATGCCGAGGAGTTGCGCCTGCAGGCTCACGCCGCGTTGACGCGCAGCGGTCTGGCCGACACCCAGGCCCTGGCCGCACTTGCTGATATGGTCGTGCAGCGCACCCATTGA
- the xseB gene encoding exodeoxyribonuclease VII small subunit: MPKAAAAKKSEQPVSYEAALQELEQLIAQIESGQLPLEQMLSGYQRAAELLVFCRSQLDAVQEQVKVLDEGKLSAWTQD, encoded by the coding sequence ATGCCCAAGGCCGCTGCCGCCAAAAAATCTGAACAGCCTGTCAGCTATGAAGCTGCTTTGCAGGAGCTGGAGCAACTGATTGCACAGATCGAATCCGGTCAGCTGCCGCTGGAGCAGATGCTCAGCGGCTACCAGCGCGCTGCGGAGCTGCTGGTTTTTTGCCGTAGCCAGCTCGATGCCGTGCAGGAGCAGGTCAAGGTATTGGACGAAGGCAAGCTGTCTGCCTGGACCCAGGACTGA
- a CDS encoding aromatic ring-hydroxylating oxygenase subunit alpha, whose product MTDLSLQLQQAASQLPVSSYFDEALFQRELETIFKRGPRYVGHQLAVPEIGDYYALPQEKEGRALVRNAKGEIELISNVCRHRQAVMLKGRGNLLSEGKGHAGGNIVCPLHRWTYSTSGELLGAPHFSHDPCLNLNNYPLREWNGLLFEDNGRDIEADLAGMKLREQLQFDGFVLDHVEMHECNYNWKTFIEVYLEDYHVGPFHPGLGNFVTCDDLKWEFASEYSVQTVGVAPSFGNPGSDIYKKWHEVLLAYRNGELPDRGAIWLTYYPHIMVEWYPHVLTVSTLHPLAVDRTLNVVEFFYPEEIAAFEPEFVQAQKAAYMETCIEDDEIAERMDGGRKALYERGDNEVGPYQSPMEDGMQHFHEWYRRIMGDSAPQR is encoded by the coding sequence ATGACTGATTTAAGTCTTCAACTGCAGCAGGCCGCAAGCCAACTACCAGTTTCAAGTTATTTCGACGAAGCGCTGTTCCAGCGCGAGTTGGAAACGATTTTCAAGCGCGGCCCGCGCTATGTGGGCCACCAGCTGGCCGTTCCCGAGATAGGCGACTACTACGCCCTGCCTCAGGAAAAAGAGGGGCGGGCGCTGGTACGCAATGCCAAAGGCGAGATCGAGCTGATCTCCAACGTCTGCCGCCACCGCCAGGCCGTGATGCTCAAGGGGCGCGGCAATCTGCTGTCCGAAGGCAAGGGCCATGCCGGCGGCAATATCGTCTGCCCGCTGCACCGCTGGACCTACAGCACCAGCGGCGAGCTGCTGGGCGCACCCCATTTCAGCCACGACCCCTGCCTGAACCTCAACAACTACCCGCTGCGCGAGTGGAACGGACTGCTGTTCGAGGACAATGGCCGCGACATCGAGGCCGATCTGGCCGGCATGAAGCTGCGCGAGCAGCTGCAGTTCGACGGCTTTGTGCTCGATCATGTCGAGATGCACGAGTGCAACTACAACTGGAAGACCTTTATCGAGGTCTATCTGGAGGACTACCACGTCGGCCCGTTCCACCCCGGTCTGGGCAACTTCGTCACCTGCGACGATCTGAAGTGGGAATTCGCCAGCGAGTACTCGGTGCAGACCGTGGGCGTGGCCCCGAGTTTCGGCAACCCGGGCTCGGACATCTACAAGAAGTGGCACGAGGTGCTGCTGGCCTACCGCAACGGAGAATTGCCCGATCGCGGTGCCATCTGGCTGACCTACTACCCCCACATCATGGTGGAGTGGTATCCGCATGTGCTGACCGTCTCGACCCTGCACCCGCTGGCAGTGGACAGGACGCTGAACGTGGTGGAGTTCTTCTACCCCGAGGAAATCGCCGCCTTCGAGCCCGAGTTCGTGCAGGCTCAGAAGGCCGCCTACATGGAAACCTGCATCGAGGACGACGAGATCGCCGAGCGCATGGACGGCGGCCGCAAAGCCCTGTATGAACGCGGCGACAACGAGGTCGGCCCCTATCAAAGCCCCATGGAAGACGGCATGCAACATTTCCATGAGTGGTATCGCCGCATCATGGGTGACAGCGCTCCCCAACGCTGA
- a CDS encoding DMT family transporter yields the protein MQALWMVLAALIFAVMSVCVKFASQDFNAAEIVFYRGLVSMALLVWLARRSGVTLTTQYSREHAWRSFVGVISMGAWFYAIGHLPLATATTLNSMSSIWMAVFLIAQGLWMRHTLRKSYAAEPETRRAIPPFPWGLVSTVVAGFVGVLLVLRPTSAPASEWVAALGGLFGGMFAAMAYMQVTTLSRLGEPETRVVFYFSVGSAIAGGITMLFTGISPFPGWSALWLVPVGVLAAVAQVCMTKAYASAGSKSNTLVVANLQYSGIVFAALLSLVLFGESIPLIGWGGIVLIVASGAAATTLRSRG from the coding sequence ATGCAAGCCCTGTGGATGGTGTTGGCCGCGTTGATCTTTGCGGTCATGAGTGTGTGTGTGAAGTTTGCCTCCCAGGACTTCAATGCGGCAGAGATCGTGTTCTACCGCGGCCTGGTCAGCATGGCGCTGCTGGTCTGGCTGGCCAGGCGCAGCGGCGTGACGCTGACCACCCAGTACTCGCGCGAGCATGCCTGGCGCAGCTTCGTCGGCGTGATCTCCATGGGAGCCTGGTTCTACGCCATCGGCCATCTGCCGCTGGCCACGGCCACCACGCTCAACTCCATGAGCAGCATCTGGATGGCGGTGTTTCTCATTGCCCAGGGCCTGTGGATGCGCCATACGCTGCGCAAGTCCTATGCGGCCGAACCCGAAACCCGCCGCGCCATTCCCCCCTTCCCCTGGGGCCTCGTGTCCACCGTGGTGGCGGGCTTTGTCGGCGTGCTGCTGGTGCTGCGCCCGACCAGCGCACCGGCCAGCGAATGGGTCGCCGCGCTCGGCGGCCTGTTTGGCGGCATGTTTGCGGCCATGGCTTATATGCAGGTGACCACCCTGTCGCGCCTGGGCGAGCCTGAGACCCGCGTGGTGTTCTATTTCTCGGTCGGTTCGGCCATTGCCGGCGGCATCACCATGCTGTTCACCGGCATCTCGCCCTTCCCCGGCTGGAGCGCTCTGTGGCTGGTGCCCGTGGGCGTACTGGCCGCCGTGGCCCAGGTCTGCATGACCAAGGCCTATGCCTCGGCCGGCAGCAAGAGCAACACCCTGGTCGTCGCCAATCTGCAGTACTCGGGCATTGTGTTTGCCGCCCTGCTCAGCCTGGTGCTGTTCGGCGAGAGCATTCCCCTGATCGGCTGGGGAGGCATCGTGCTCATCGTCGCCAGCGGCGCCGCTGCCACCACCTTGCGCTCCAGAGGCTAA
- a CDS encoding sulfurtransferase — protein MNHSTPEHYNTLISVEQLARLKASGKPLMVFDCSFDLMNPPAGREQYLQAHISGAVFADLDKNLSAPHGTPGEDGQVATSVQSASGGRHPLPSRERFSAWLSSIGFANDMQAVVYDRNAANYCGRLWWMLRWAGHDAVAVLDGGLQAWQAAGQAVRSGEESGHFQSNFELGQPLETLKTVDQVEADLGQATQTLIDARAPARYRGEVEPLDPVAGHIPGALNRPFSSNIAADGRFKPAALLKAEFDQLLAGRDPASVVHQCGSGVSATPNVLAMRIAGFAPTALFAGSWSEWCSQPSRPAERG, from the coding sequence ATGAACCACTCGACGCCCGAGCATTACAACACCCTGATTTCCGTCGAACAGCTGGCCCGGCTCAAGGCCAGCGGCAAGCCCTTGATGGTGTTTGACTGCAGCTTTGACCTCATGAACCCGCCTGCCGGCCGAGAGCAGTATCTGCAGGCCCATATCTCGGGCGCCGTCTTCGCCGACCTGGACAAAAATCTCAGCGCACCGCATGGCACGCCCGGCGAGGATGGACAGGTCGCCACCAGCGTGCAATCGGCCTCGGGCGGTCGCCACCCGCTGCCCTCGCGCGAGCGCTTTTCCGCCTGGCTGTCCTCCATAGGCTTTGCCAACGATATGCAGGCCGTGGTCTATGACCGCAACGCCGCCAATTACTGCGGCCGCCTGTGGTGGATGCTGCGCTGGGCCGGCCACGATGCCGTGGCGGTGCTCGATGGCGGGCTGCAGGCCTGGCAGGCGGCCGGCCAGGCGGTGCGCAGCGGGGAAGAGTCCGGCCATTTCCAGTCCAACTTTGAACTGGGCCAGCCGCTGGAGACGCTCAAGACCGTAGATCAGGTCGAGGCCGATCTGGGTCAGGCCACCCAGACCCTCATCGATGCCCGCGCCCCGGCTCGCTACCGCGGCGAGGTGGAGCCCCTGGACCCGGTGGCTGGCCATATTCCGGGCGCGCTGAATCGCCCGTTCAGCAGCAATATCGCCGCCGACGGACGCTTCAAGCCCGCAGCGCTGCTCAAGGCAGAGTTTGACCAGTTGCTGGCCGGACGCGATCCCGCCAGCGTGGTGCACCAGTGCGGCAGCGGCGTCAGCGCCACCCCCAATGTGCTGGCCATGCGGATTGCCGGCTTTGCACCCACGGCCTTGTTTGCCGGCAGCTGGAGCGAGTGGTGCAGCCAGCCTTCGCGGCCGGCCGAGAGGGGCTGA
- the flhD gene encoding flagellar transcriptional regulator FlhD: MNNEQLLAEIREANLTYLMLAQTLIRQDKAEAVFRLGLNEESCELLGSLSSAQVLKLASRNTLLASFRADDEMVWSLLTNHSSNKIGNAATNTLHANILMASRVSEVL, translated from the coding sequence ATGAACAACGAACAACTGCTTGCCGAGATCCGCGAAGCCAACCTCACCTACCTGATGCTGGCCCAGACCCTGATCCGCCAGGACAAGGCCGAAGCCGTGTTCCGTCTGGGTCTGAACGAAGAGTCCTGCGAGCTGCTGGGCTCGCTGTCTTCGGCCCAGGTGCTCAAGCTGGCATCGCGCAACACCTTGCTGGCCAGCTTCCGCGCCGATGACGAAATGGTCTGGAGCCTGCTGACCAACCACAGCAGCAACAAGATCGGCAACGCCGCCACCAATACGCTGCACGCCAACATCCTGATGGCCAGCCGTGTCTCCGAAGTGCTCTGA
- the flhC gene encoding flagellar transcriptional regulator FlhC, which yields MPAAKTATKSVLNESKQIERAAMLIEMGARMQVLESETTLSYERLIRLYKEISGKSPSKGQLPFSTDWFLTWQENIHSSLFLNIYEYLSKGVELDSAEQLTKAYRLYTEQIQAAELEVLLSFTRAWRLVKFVDAQMLTRTQCSVCKGQFVTEPYENARHYQCGLCNPPARAGKSKAAGSLMLH from the coding sequence ATGCCCGCCGCCAAGACTGCCACCAAAAGCGTTCTGAACGAATCCAAGCAAATCGAGCGCGCCGCCATGCTCATCGAGATGGGCGCCCGCATGCAGGTGCTGGAGTCCGAGACCACGCTGTCTTATGAACGCCTGATCCGGCTGTACAAGGAAATCTCGGGCAAGTCTCCCTCCAAGGGCCAGCTGCCGTTTTCCACGGACTGGTTTCTGACCTGGCAGGAAAACATCCACAGCTCGCTGTTCCTCAACATCTACGAATACCTGTCCAAGGGCGTGGAGCTGGACTCGGCCGAGCAGCTGACCAAGGCCTATCGCCTCTATACCGAACAGATTCAGGCCGCCGAACTCGAGGTGCTGCTGTCCTTTACCCGCGCCTGGCGCCTGGTGAAGTTTGTCGATGCACAGATGCTGACGCGCACCCAGTGCTCGGTCTGCAAGGGCCAGTTCGTGACTGAGCCTTACGAGAATGCGCGCCACTACCAGTGCGGCCTGTGCAATCCTCCCGCTCGCGCCGGCAAGAGCAAGGCCGCCGGGTCCTTAATGCTTCACTGA
- the ppc gene encoding phosphoenolpyruvate carboxylase, with protein MPSARPKSAAHADKHGEKPARKTDKDLPLIEDIRLLGRILGDVIREQEGGPAYELVEQVRQLSVAFRRDADEAADKALKKLLKGLSSDQTVSVIRAFTYFSHLANLAEDRHHIRRRAVHERAGNTQEGSIEVALARLRWAGISPATVVDTLARSFISPVLTAHPTEVQRQSILTAERRIAQLLAERDDILMRAQLYNSAKDALTPRELTRVEAQLRACVAQLWQTRLLRHSKLTVADEIENALSYYEATFLQEIPKIYEQLEQELGEKLPEQSFLRMGQWIGGDRDGNPFVTAESLELALSRQADVALRHYLREVHYLGGELSLSANLVDITPEMQTLADASPDHNVHRSDEPYRRALTGIYARLAATLKQLTGGEAARHAVAPQNAYASADAFLADLQIIDDSLSRYHGDALAPQRLRPLMRAVRVFGFYLSTVDLRQSSDKHEEVVRELLSVAKVELDYSLLEEDAKCALLVRLLEDARPLRVMGGDYGDHTRSELAIFETAKRLRERLGGEAIRHCIISHTETVSDLLEVLLLQKEVGLLRGTLQDGAQCDLIVVPLFETIEDLRNAAPIMRRYYQLPGIAELVRKSGGEQDIMLGYSDSNKDGGIFTSNWELYRAEIALVDLFDDLADHYGIRLRMFHGRGGTVGRGGGPSYQAILAQPPGTVRGQIRLTEQGEVIASKYANPEIGRRNLETLVAATLEATLLQPTKPATKAFLEAAAFLSETSMAAYRALVYETPGFTNYFFSSTPIREIAELNIGSRPASRKATQAIEDLRAIPWGFSWGQCRLTLPGWYGFGSAIQAFIHRPGKDAKAQLALLQKMYRQWPFFRTLLSNMDMVLAKSDLNLASRYSELVTDTRLRRRIFGAIEAEWQSTVEALNQITGDKQRLEHNSALARSIRHRFPYIDPLNHLQVELVRRWRAGQTDDRVKNGIHLSINGIAAGVRNTG; from the coding sequence ATGCCTTCCGCCCGCCCCAAGAGCGCCGCACATGCAGACAAACATGGCGAAAAGCCGGCACGCAAGACCGACAAGGATTTGCCGCTGATCGAGGACATACGGCTGCTGGGGCGCATTCTGGGCGATGTGATTCGCGAGCAGGAAGGTGGGCCGGCCTACGAGCTGGTCGAGCAGGTACGCCAGCTTTCGGTGGCCTTCCGGCGCGATGCCGACGAAGCGGCCGACAAGGCACTGAAGAAGCTGCTCAAGGGACTGTCCAGCGACCAGACGGTGAGCGTGATTCGCGCCTTCACCTATTTCTCGCACCTGGCCAATCTGGCCGAAGACCGCCACCACATCCGCCGCCGCGCCGTGCACGAGCGCGCCGGCAACACACAGGAAGGCAGCATCGAGGTGGCACTGGCACGCCTGCGCTGGGCGGGCATCTCGCCCGCCACGGTGGTCGACACGCTGGCCAGGAGCTTCATCTCGCCGGTGCTGACGGCCCACCCCACCGAGGTGCAGCGCCAGAGCATTCTGACGGCCGAGCGCCGCATTGCCCAATTGCTGGCCGAGCGCGACGATATCCTGATGCGCGCCCAGCTCTACAACAGTGCCAAGGATGCACTGACCCCGCGCGAGCTGACGCGGGTGGAGGCGCAGCTGCGTGCCTGCGTGGCCCAGCTCTGGCAGACCCGGCTGCTGCGCCATTCCAAGCTCACGGTGGCCGACGAGATCGAGAACGCCCTGTCCTATTACGAGGCCACGTTCCTGCAGGAGATCCCCAAGATCTACGAGCAGCTGGAGCAGGAGCTGGGCGAGAAGCTGCCCGAGCAGAGCTTTTTGCGCATGGGTCAATGGATTGGCGGCGATCGCGACGGCAACCCCTTTGTGACGGCAGAGAGTCTGGAGCTGGCCCTGTCGCGCCAGGCCGACGTGGCGCTGCGCCACTATCTGCGCGAGGTGCACTATCTGGGCGGCGAGCTGTCGCTGTCGGCCAATCTGGTCGATATCACGCCCGAGATGCAGACGCTGGCTGATGCCTCGCCTGACCACAATGTGCACCGCAGCGACGAGCCTTATCGCCGGGCGCTGACGGGCATCTATGCGCGTCTGGCCGCGACGCTCAAGCAACTGACGGGCGGCGAGGCGGCACGTCATGCCGTGGCGCCCCAGAATGCCTATGCATCGGCCGATGCGTTTCTGGCCGATCTGCAGATCATCGACGACTCGCTGTCGCGCTATCACGGCGATGCGCTGGCGCCGCAGCGCCTGCGCCCGCTGATGCGCGCGGTGCGGGTCTTCGGCTTCTATCTGTCCACGGTGGATCTGCGCCAAAGCTCGGACAAGCATGAGGAAGTGGTGCGCGAGCTGCTCTCGGTCGCCAAGGTCGAGCTTGATTACAGCCTTCTCGAAGAAGACGCCAAATGCGCGCTGCTGGTGCGCCTGCTCGAAGACGCACGCCCCCTGCGCGTCATGGGCGGCGACTACGGCGACCACACGCGCAGCGAGCTGGCCATCTTCGAGACCGCCAAGCGCCTGCGCGAGCGCCTGGGCGGCGAGGCGATTCGCCATTGCATCATCAGCCACACCGAGACCGTCAGCGATCTGCTCGAGGTGTTGCTGCTGCAAAAGGAAGTGGGCCTGCTGCGCGGCACCCTGCAGGACGGTGCGCAATGCGACCTGATCGTGGTGCCGCTGTTCGAGACCATCGAGGACCTGCGCAATGCCGCGCCCATCATGCGCCGCTACTACCAGTTGCCCGGCATTGCCGAACTGGTGCGGAAAAGCGGCGGCGAGCAGGACATCATGCTGGGCTACAGCGACAGCAACAAGGACGGCGGCATCTTCACCAGCAACTGGGAGCTGTACCGGGCCGAGATTGCGCTGGTCGATCTGTTTGACGATCTGGCCGATCACTACGGCATCCGGCTGCGCATGTTCCACGGCCGCGGTGGCACTGTGGGGCGTGGCGGCGGCCCCAGCTACCAGGCCATTCTGGCGCAGCCGCCAGGCACGGTGCGTGGTCAGATCCGTTTGACCGAGCAGGGCGAGGTCATCGCCTCCAAATATGCCAATCCCGAGATCGGGCGCCGCAATCTGGAGACCCTGGTGGCCGCCACATTGGAGGCCACGCTGCTGCAGCCGACCAAGCCGGCGACCAAGGCCTTCCTGGAGGCTGCGGCGTTTCTGTCCGAAACCAGCATGGCGGCCTACCGCGCGCTGGTCTACGAGACTCCGGGCTTTACCAATTACTTCTTCAGCAGCACGCCGATTCGCGAGATCGCCGAACTCAATATCGGCTCGCGCCCCGCATCGCGCAAGGCGACCCAGGCCATCGAAGACCTGCGCGCCATTCCCTGGGGCTTCAGCTGGGGCCAGTGCCGCCTGACGCTGCCGGGCTGGTACGGTTTCGGCTCGGCGATCCAGGCCTTCATCCACCGTCCGGGCAAGGATGCCAAGGCCCAGCTGGCGCTGCTGCAGAAGATGTACCGCCAGTGGCCGTTCTTCCGCACCCTGCTGTCGAATATGGACATGGTGCTGGCCAAGAGCGACCTGAACCTGGCTTCGCGCTACAGCGAGCTGGTGACCGACACGCGCTTGCGCCGCCGCATCTTCGGTGCGATCGAGGCCGAGTGGCAGAGCACGGTGGAAGCGCTCAACCAGATCACGGGCGACAAGCAGCGCCTGGAGCACAACTCCGCACTGGCGCGTTCCATCCGCCACCGCTTCCCCTATATCGATCCTCTGAACCATCTGCAGGTGGAACTGGTGCGCCGCTGGCGTGCGGGACAGACCGACGACAGGGTCAAGAACGGCATCCATCTGTCCATCAATGGCATTGCCGCCGGAGTGCGCAACACGGGTTGA
- the hemC gene encoding hydroxymethylbilane synthase — translation MKFSASSPASIVIATRESQLAMWQAEHVQAILRGRGHSVDLLGMTTKGDQILDRALSKVGGKGLFVKELEVALEEGRADLAVHSLKDVPMELPEGFVLACVMTREDPRDAFVSNRYASLDELPQGAVVGTSSLRRQALLQALRPDLKIEALRGNVNTRLRKLDEGQYDAIVLAAAGLMRLEMSDRIRARFDPAQMLPAAGQGALGIEVRADRQDIIDALAPLAHMPTWLTVTAERTVSRCMGGSCSMPLAAYGRFESDILHMDAAWGDMEGDKGLVRVQASASVTDFASANALGEQLAAQLQAAGAVPAAPKQD, via the coding sequence ATGAAATTTTCTGCATCCTCACCCGCATCCATCGTCATTGCCACACGCGAGAGCCAGCTGGCCATGTGGCAGGCCGAGCATGTGCAGGCGATCTTGCGCGGCCGCGGCCACAGCGTCGATCTGCTGGGGATGACGACCAAGGGCGATCAGATTCTGGACCGTGCCCTGTCCAAGGTGGGCGGCAAGGGCCTGTTCGTCAAGGAGCTGGAAGTGGCTCTCGAGGAAGGCCGCGCCGATCTGGCCGTGCACTCCCTGAAGGACGTGCCCATGGAGCTGCCCGAGGGCTTTGTGCTGGCCTGCGTGATGACGCGCGAAGACCCGCGCGACGCCTTTGTCTCCAACCGCTATGCATCGCTGGACGAGCTGCCCCAGGGGGCCGTGGTCGGCACCTCCAGCCTGCGTCGCCAGGCCCTGCTGCAGGCGCTGCGCCCCGATCTCAAGATCGAGGCCTTGCGCGGCAATGTCAACACCCGCCTGCGCAAGCTCGACGAAGGTCAGTACGACGCCATCGTGCTCGCCGCCGCCGGCCTGATGCGCCTGGAGATGAGCGATCGCATCCGCGCCAGGTTCGATCCGGCCCAGATGCTTCCCGCTGCCGGTCAAGGCGCATTGGGCATCGAGGTGCGCGCAGACCGCCAGGACATCATCGACGCCCTGGCCCCGCTGGCCCATATGCCCACCTGGCTGACCGTGACTGCCGAGCGCACCGTCAGCCGCTGCATGGGCGGCAGTTGCTCCATGCCGCTGGCCGCCTACGGCCGCTTTGAAAGCGACATCCTGCACATGGATGCGGCCTGGGGCGACATGGAAGGCGACAAGGGCCTGGTGCGCGTGCAGGCCAGCGCCAGCGTGACGGACTTTGCCAGCGCCAACGCCCTGGGCGAACAACTGGCCGCGCAGCTGCAAGCGGCGGGTGCCGTACCTGCGGCGCCCAAGCAGGACTGA
- a CDS encoding uroporphyrinogen-III synthase translates to MRRVLVTRPLHDAKPWVDAFRARGLQAEVLPLLAIAGCTDPAAHQALLSARQLALKPGHYRAVMFVSGNAAQYFLASNTPQTRTGKSLLAPDTRAWTPGPGTERALLELGLSFRQIDGPSPDAAQFESEALWQNVHDQIRAGDRVLIVRGASPATGNAGKPAPSTQGAGRDWLAARLREAGAEVELLAVYERQLPSWTAQQLDVARQAASDGSLWLFSSSEAVANLQQLLPEQKWHLGLALTTHERIASKALSAGFGRVLHSRPSLDDVVASIESVL, encoded by the coding sequence ATGCGCCGTGTTCTGGTCACCCGCCCTTTGCATGATGCGAAACCCTGGGTCGACGCGTTTCGTGCCCGCGGCCTGCAGGCCGAGGTCTTGCCGCTGCTGGCCATCGCAGGCTGCACGGACCCGGCTGCCCATCAAGCTCTGCTGAGCGCACGCCAGCTGGCGCTCAAGCCCGGGCACTACCGGGCCGTGATGTTTGTCAGCGGCAATGCGGCGCAGTATTTCCTTGCATCAAACACACCTCAAACGCGCACTGGAAAATCGCTTCTAGCTCCTGATACCAGAGCATGGACTCCGGGCCCGGGTACGGAGCGTGCCTTGCTGGAACTCGGGCTGAGCTTCCGCCAGATCGACGGCCCCAGCCCCGATGCCGCCCAGTTCGAGTCCGAAGCGCTGTGGCAGAACGTCCATGACCAGATTCGAGCAGGCGACCGCGTGCTGATCGTGCGCGGCGCCAGCCCCGCCACCGGCAATGCCGGCAAGCCTGCACCATCCACCCAGGGTGCGGGCCGTGACTGGCTGGCAGCCCGGCTGCGTGAAGCCGGCGCCGAGGTGGAGCTGCTGGCCGTGTATGAGCGCCAGCTTCCCAGCTGGACGGCGCAGCAGCTGGATGTCGCGCGGCAGGCCGCCAGCGACGGCAGCCTGTGGCTGTTCAGCAGCTCGGAAGCTGTTGCCAACCTGCAACAGCTTCTGCCCGAACAAAAATGGCACCTGGGGTTAGCGCTCACCACCCATGAACGCATTGCCAGCAAAGCACTTTCAGCAGGTTTCGGTCGGGTTTTGCACAGTCGCCCAAGTCTGGACGATGTGGTGGCGTCTATAGAATCGGTTCTATGA